A genomic segment from Streptomyces antibioticus encodes:
- a CDS encoding acyl-CoA dehydrogenase family protein produces MPIGFTLTPEQIELRNQARAFAQQHLAPLVDRVRSTTDPYEAALLVKPAHEAALAAGLVKGMIPEVFGGTMGSGVDAAIVTEELAAVMPDFVAALGGVLLALTPVYFGGDMDQTSRFLAPFLAGEGSPQAVMALSEPAGTANFAAPAPAEGIATTAVLDGEEWVITGEKQWSANLGGWDGTGPELMVVVCRTPGGISLIGVEKEHFTPDNLQVLDTLDMPGLRGHLTQTVRLEGVRVPKGNLIGTEGMGPDLTYIAFTASSAAVGVMATATMRAAFDVAFAFARQQTRGGGVPIIEHRPVADFLTDAKGRIEATRMLSWKALDAVSSGDPAGLELALHAKVFGSETAIEVINKLIQVVGVQSYNKDFPIIHHLLNALAYPVFEGGNISMRRRQLQGVITTEGWNPLSASGLA; encoded by the coding sequence ATGCCCATCGGGTTCACCCTCACCCCGGAGCAGATCGAGCTCCGTAACCAGGCCCGTGCCTTCGCCCAGCAGCATCTCGCCCCGCTGGTCGATCGGGTCCGTTCCACCACTGACCCCTACGAGGCCGCGCTGCTGGTCAAGCCCGCCCACGAGGCGGCGCTGGCGGCCGGCCTGGTCAAGGGCATGATCCCCGAGGTCTTCGGCGGGACCATGGGCAGCGGCGTCGACGCCGCGATCGTGACCGAGGAGCTGGCGGCCGTCATGCCCGACTTCGTCGCGGCCCTCGGCGGGGTCCTGCTCGCGCTGACGCCGGTCTACTTCGGTGGCGACATGGACCAGACCAGCAGGTTCCTCGCGCCCTTCCTGGCCGGCGAGGGATCACCCCAGGCCGTGATGGCGCTCTCCGAACCGGCCGGCACCGCCAACTTCGCCGCGCCCGCCCCGGCCGAGGGGATCGCCACCACCGCTGTCCTCGACGGCGAGGAGTGGGTGATCACCGGCGAGAAGCAGTGGTCGGCCAACCTCGGCGGCTGGGACGGCACCGGCCCCGAGCTCATGGTCGTCGTGTGCCGCACCCCCGGCGGGATCTCCCTGATCGGGGTCGAGAAGGAGCACTTCACGCCCGACAACCTCCAGGTGCTCGACACTCTGGACATGCCCGGCTTGCGCGGTCACCTCACCCAGACCGTGCGCCTGGAAGGCGTCCGCGTCCCCAAGGGCAACCTGATCGGCACCGAGGGCATGGGGCCGGACCTGACCTACATCGCCTTCACCGCCTCGTCGGCAGCCGTCGGCGTGATGGCCACCGCCACCATGCGCGCCGCCTTCGACGTGGCCTTCGCCTTCGCCAGGCAGCAGACCCGCGGCGGCGGTGTGCCGATCATCGAGCACCGCCCCGTCGCCGACTTCCTCACCGACGCCAAGGGCAGGATCGAGGCCACCCGCATGCTGTCCTGGAAGGCCCTCGACGCTGTCTCCTCCGGAGATCCCGCAGGACTGGAACTCGCCCTGCATGCCAAGGTCTTCGGCTCCGAGACCGCCATCGAGGTGATCAACAAGCTCATCCAGGTGGTCGGCGTGCAGTCCTACAACAAGGACTTCCCCATCATTCACCACCTGCTCAACGCGCTGGCCTACCCCGTCTTCGAGGGCGGCAACATCAGCATGCGACGCCGCCAGCTCCAAGGCGTCATCACCACCGAGGGCTGGAACCCGCTCTCAGCATCGGGACTCGCCTGA
- a CDS encoding enoyl-CoA hydratase/isomerase family protein translates to MSSAREIDLTTLRLEQDGRVLTAFYANPPLNLITTAFLKDLDRLTRAVDRDPTIGAVVLTSDLPGRFMIHVDAEELGSMVGLPLPRLRPGAVLPVWKASDRALGLPGGESVGTRLGTLGAGMLWAHRWKKSTLRMNRSGVVYLAAIGGPTLAGGTEIALACDIRYAADDPSVVFGQSEILFGMLPGGGGTQRLTRHIGPGRALEMILEGSTVDAAQALDHGLVQRLVPSDELLTRTQAAAARLATRPRGAVSAAKRLAYAATDRPLRRGLDHELAAFIAAGTAETPKRVLPILAQESKEHGETPLLSDPRTWLDGGRLNNRST, encoded by the coding sequence ATGAGCAGCGCGCGGGAAATCGACCTCACCACACTTCGGCTGGAGCAGGACGGACGTGTCCTCACAGCGTTCTACGCCAACCCGCCGCTCAACCTGATCACCACCGCGTTCCTCAAGGACCTCGACCGGCTCACCCGCGCCGTCGACCGCGACCCGACCATCGGCGCGGTCGTACTGACCAGCGATCTGCCCGGAAGGTTCATGATCCACGTCGACGCCGAGGAGCTCGGCTCGATGGTCGGCCTGCCACTGCCGCGACTGCGTCCCGGTGCCGTTCTGCCTGTCTGGAAGGCTTCCGACCGGGCCCTGGGCCTGCCCGGAGGGGAGTCCGTCGGTACGCGCCTCGGCACCCTCGGCGCGGGGATGCTCTGGGCCCACCGCTGGAAGAAGTCAACGCTGCGGATGAACCGCTCCGGCGTGGTCTACCTCGCCGCGATCGGCGGGCCGACTCTGGCCGGTGGTACGGAGATCGCCCTTGCCTGCGACATCCGGTACGCCGCTGACGACCCCTCAGTGGTCTTCGGACAGAGCGAGATCCTCTTCGGCATGCTGCCCGGCGGAGGCGGCACCCAGCGACTGACCCGCCACATCGGGCCCGGCCGAGCCCTTGAGATGATCCTTGAGGGCTCGACCGTCGACGCCGCCCAGGCACTCGACCACGGCCTGGTCCAACGCCTCGTGCCGTCGGACGAGCTCCTCACCCGCACCCAGGCCGCCGCAGCCCGGCTCGCCACACGACCCCGGGGAGCGGTCTCAGCCGCCAAGCGCCTCGCCTACGCCGCCACTGACCGTCCCTTGCGTCGAGGCCTGGATCACGAGCTCGCCGCCTTCATCGCCGCCGGCACCGCCGAGACGCCCAAGCGAGTTCTGCCGATCCTGGCCCAGGAAAGCAAGGAGCACGGCGAGACCCCCCTTCTCTCCGACCCGCGGACCTGGCTGGACGGCGGCCGGCTGAACAACCGGTCGACGTAA
- a CDS encoding SulP family inorganic anion transporter, with protein MSTSALPPTSRLGGLKPDWIGNPEVWRTEILAGLVVALALIPEAISFSIIAGVDPAVGLFASFTMAVTISVVGGRRAMISAATGAVALVIAPLNHEHGFGYLVAAVILAGVFQVILGVLGVAKLMRFVPRSVMVGFVNALAVLIFMAQVPEMTDVPWPVYPLIVAGLALMVLFPKVTKVVPAPLVSIVVLTVITVAAAIAVPTVGDKGELPSSLPVPGLPDVPFTMDTLTTVAPYALAVALVGLMESLMTAKLVDDITDTRSDKTRESIGQGIANIVTGFFGGMGGCAMIGQTMINVKVSAARTRVSTFLAGVFLMVLCIVFGPVVSDIPMAALVAVMVMVSFATFDWHSVAPRTLKRMPAGEIAVMVITVAVVVATDNLAIGVAVGTLTAMVVFAKRVAHLADVTSVTDPDGSQVVYSVTGELFFASSNDLVTRFDYAGDPDHVVIDMSATHVWDASSVAALDAIETRYARRGKHVEIIGLNEHSAHLHDRLSGELAPGH; from the coding sequence TTGTCCACATCCGCACTGCCCCCGACCTCCCGTCTGGGCGGGCTCAAGCCCGACTGGATCGGCAACCCCGAGGTGTGGCGCACCGAGATCCTTGCCGGACTCGTCGTCGCCCTGGCCCTCATTCCCGAGGCGATCTCGTTCTCGATCATCGCCGGGGTCGACCCCGCCGTCGGCCTCTTCGCCTCCTTCACCATGGCCGTGACCATCTCCGTCGTCGGCGGTCGCCGCGCCATGATCTCCGCCGCAACCGGCGCGGTCGCGCTTGTGATCGCACCGTTGAACCATGAGCACGGTTTCGGCTACCTCGTGGCCGCCGTCATTCTCGCGGGTGTCTTCCAGGTGATCCTCGGTGTGCTCGGGGTGGCGAAGCTGATGCGTTTCGTGCCACGCAGCGTCATGGTCGGATTCGTCAACGCGCTGGCCGTCCTGATCTTCATGGCGCAGGTTCCGGAGATGACGGACGTACCCTGGCCCGTCTACCCGCTGATCGTGGCCGGGCTGGCACTGATGGTGCTCTTCCCGAAGGTCACCAAGGTGGTCCCGGCGCCTCTGGTGTCGATCGTCGTCCTCACCGTGATCACGGTGGCGGCCGCGATCGCGGTCCCGACCGTCGGCGACAAGGGCGAGCTGCCTTCCTCGCTGCCCGTACCCGGCCTGCCGGACGTCCCGTTCACCATGGACACGCTGACGACCGTCGCTCCCTACGCCCTCGCCGTGGCGCTGGTCGGCCTGATGGAGTCCCTGATGACCGCCAAGCTCGTCGACGACATCACCGACACCCGCTCCGACAAGACCCGCGAGTCCATCGGTCAGGGCATCGCGAACATCGTCACCGGCTTCTTCGGTGGCATGGGCGGCTGCGCCATGATCGGCCAGACCATGATCAACGTGAAGGTGTCGGCTGCCCGCACCCGTGTCTCCACGTTCCTGGCGGGTGTGTTCCTGATGGTGCTGTGCATCGTCTTCGGCCCGGTCGTCTCCGATATCCCGATGGCGGCTCTCGTCGCGGTGATGGTGATGGTGTCGTTCGCGACGTTCGACTGGCACTCCGTCGCCCCCAGGACGCTCAAGCGGATGCCCGCCGGGGAGATCGCCGTCATGGTGATCACCGTCGCCGTCGTGGTCGCCACCGACAACCTCGCCATCGGCGTCGCGGTGGGTACGCTCACGGCGATGGTCGTCTTCGCCAAACGCGTCGCCCACCTGGCCGACGTCACCTCGGTCACCGACCCGGACGGAAGCCAGGTGGTCTACTCGGTCACCGGGGAACTCTTCTTCGCCTCTTCCAACGACCTGGTCACCCGGTTCGACTACGCGGGCGACCCCGACCACGTGGTCATCGACATGAGCGCCACCCACGTCTGGGACGCCTCCTCCGTCGCCGCCCTCGACGCGATCGAGACCAGGTACGCCCGGCGCGGCAAGCACGTCGAGATCATCGGCCTGAACGAGCACAGCGCCCATCTCCACGACCGGCTCAGCGGGGAACTTGCTCCGGGGCACTGA
- a CDS encoding MerR family transcriptional regulator, which produces MSSTHMQIGEVAARTELSLRTIRHYEEAGLVAPSARSQGGFRLYTEADVARLMVIRRMKPLGFTLDQMRELLDATDRLDAGDGLGSEARAELLQRVRTYQQAAAEQVDRLRVQLARAEEFEHTLRSRLDSGRPSPGEAA; this is translated from the coding sequence GTGAGCAGCACGCACATGCAGATCGGCGAGGTCGCCGCCCGGACCGAGTTGTCCCTGCGCACGATCCGGCACTACGAGGAAGCGGGCCTGGTCGCCCCCTCCGCCCGATCCCAGGGCGGCTTCCGCCTGTACACCGAAGCCGACGTCGCGCGCTTGATGGTCATCCGCCGTATGAAACCGCTCGGTTTCACCCTCGATCAGATGCGCGAACTGCTGGACGCGACCGACCGCCTCGACGCGGGCGACGGCCTCGGTAGCGAAGCGCGCGCCGAATTGCTGCAACGGGTGCGTACCTATCAGCAGGCGGCTGCGGAGCAGGTCGACCGGTTGCGTGTGCAGTTGGCCCGTGCCGAGGAGTTCGAACACACCCTCCGATCCCGCTTGGACAGCGGTCGGCCCTCGCCCGGTGAAGCGGCTTGA
- a CDS encoding zinc-dependent alcohol dehydrogenase: MRELTYVARRTVEWREAPDPEIRSGQEAIVAPVAATSCDVDSSILAGHGFIDPPFALGHECVARVADIGDRVTTVAPGDLVVVPWSINCGTCAPCRSGLTAHCASVPHMAMYGAPIGGSWGGLFSDLVRVPYADSMLVPLPTGLDPVAMASASDNWSLSWRLVAPHLKARPGARVLVVARGSIGLYVCDIARALGASDVLYVDPDAEHRNIAEGFGARTAEMTDPIPHGFDIAVEATGRVDQLALAVRSLAPEGICESAGNHFRPGELPLLDMYLTGVTLRIARDNVRAHIPDALDLAASGNVDPARVVSHVLDWEQLPEALPDKRLKPVFVRDITPPPDPG; encoded by the coding sequence ACGTCGCCCGACGCACCGTCGAATGGCGCGAGGCTCCCGACCCCGAGATCCGGTCCGGCCAGGAGGCGATCGTCGCGCCGGTCGCCGCGACCTCCTGCGACGTGGACTCCTCCATCCTGGCCGGGCACGGTTTCATCGACCCCCCGTTCGCCCTCGGCCACGAATGCGTCGCCCGCGTCGCCGACATCGGCGACCGGGTCACCACCGTGGCCCCCGGCGACCTGGTCGTGGTGCCCTGGTCCATCAACTGCGGCACCTGCGCCCCCTGCCGCAGCGGGCTCACCGCCCACTGCGCCTCGGTCCCGCACATGGCGATGTACGGCGCGCCGATCGGCGGCAGTTGGGGAGGACTCTTCTCCGACCTGGTCCGCGTCCCCTACGCCGACTCCATGCTCGTGCCACTGCCCACCGGCCTCGACCCGGTCGCCATGGCCTCGGCGAGCGACAACTGGTCCCTGTCATGGCGGCTCGTCGCCCCCCACCTCAAGGCCCGTCCCGGCGCCCGGGTCCTGGTCGTCGCCCGGGGCAGCATCGGTCTCTACGTGTGCGACATCGCCCGCGCGCTCGGCGCCTCCGACGTTCTGTACGTCGACCCCGACGCCGAGCACCGCAACATCGCCGAGGGCTTCGGTGCCCGCACCGCCGAGATGACGGATCCGATCCCGCACGGATTCGACATCGCCGTCGAGGCCACCGGCCGGGTCGACCAGCTCGCGCTCGCTGTCAGGTCTCTCGCCCCCGAGGGCATCTGCGAGTCCGCCGGCAACCACTTCCGGCCCGGCGAACTCCCCCTGCTCGACATGTACCTCACGGGCGTCACCCTGCGCATCGCCCGGGACAACGTTCGCGCCCACATCCCCGACGCCCTCGACCTCGCCGCCTCCGGCAACGTCGACCCCGCCCGCGTCGTCTCCCACGTCCTCGACTGGGAACAGCTCCCCGAAGCACTGCCGGACAAGCGCCTCAAGCCCGTATTCGTACGAGACATCACCCCGCCCCCGGACCCGGGCTGA